The proteins below are encoded in one region of Delphinus delphis chromosome 4, mDelDel1.2, whole genome shotgun sequence:
- the ALG3 gene encoding dol-P-Man:Man(5)GlcNAc(2)-PP-Dol alpha-1,3-mannosyltransferase isoform X1, whose amino-acid sequence MAAGLRKRGRAGPAARAMGLCGQWLRRAWQERRLLLLEPRYTLKVAACLCLAEVGITFWVIHRVAYTEIDWKAYMAEVEGVINGTYDYTQLRGDTGPLVYPAGFVYIFMGLYYATGRGTDIRMAQHIFAVLYLATLLLVFLIYHQTCKVPPFVFFFMCCASYRVHSIFVLRLFNDPVAMVLLFLSINLLLAQRWSWGCCCFSLAVSVKMNVLLFAPGLLFLLLRQFGLRGALPKLGICAVLQVVLGLPFLLENPVGYVSRSFDLGRQFLFRWTVNWRFLPEALFLHRAFHLALLTAHLTLLLLFALCRWHRTGESILSLLKDPSKRKFPLQPLTPNQIVSALFTSNFIGICFSRSLHYQFYVWYFHTLPYLLWATPARWLTHLLRLLVLGLIELSWNTYPSTSCSSGALHMCHAVILLQLWLGPQPFPKIIQHSKKAH is encoded by the exons atggcggcagGCTTGAGGAAACGCGGCCGGGCAGGTCCCGCAGCTCGGGCGATGGGACTGTGCGGGCAGTGGCTGCGGCGCGCCTGGCAAGAGCGGCGCCTACTGCTCCTGGAACCGCGCTACACACTGAAGGTGGCCGCCTGCCTCTGCCTGGCGGAGGTGGGCATCACCTTCTGGGTCATTCACAGGGTGGCAT ATACAGAGATTGATTGGAAAGCCTACATGGCTGAGGTGGAGGGCGTCATCAATGGCACCTATGACTATACTCAACTGCGGGGTGACACTGGACCTCTTGT gTACCCAGCCGGCTTTGTGTACATCTTTATGGGGCTATACTATGCCACTGGCCGGGGCACTGACATCCGCATGGCCCAGCACATCTTCGCTGTGCTCTACCTGGCCACTTTGCTGCTTGTCTTCTTGATTTACCACCAGACCTGCAAG GTACCTCCCTTCGTCTTTTTCTTCATGTGCTGTGCCTCTTACCGTGTCCACTCCATCTTTGTGCTGCGGCTCTTCAACGATCCAGTGGCCATGGTGCTGCTCTTCCTCAGTATCAACCTCCTGCTGGCCCAGCGCTGGAGCTGGGGCTGCTGCTGTTTCAG CCTTGCAGTCTCTGTGAAGATGAATGTGCTGCTCTTCGCCCCTGGGTTACTATTCCTTCTTCTCAGGCAATTTGGCCTCCGTGGGGCCCTCCCCAAGCTGGGCATCTGTGCTGTCCTTCAG GTGGTGCTGGGGCTACCCTTCCTGCTGGAGAACCCTGTCGGCTATGTATCCCGCTCCTTTGACCTTGGCCGCCAGTTTCTCTTCCGCTGGACAGTGAACTGGCGCTTCCTCCCCGAGGCCCTCTTCCTGCATCGTGCCTTCCACCTGGCACTTTTGACTGCCCACCTCACCCTGCTCTTGCTCTTTGCCCTCTGCAGGTGGCACAG GACAGGGGAAAGTATCCTGTCACTGCTGAAGGATCCCTCCAAAAGGAAGTTTCCACTCCAGCCCCTCACACCCAAC CAGATTGTTTCTGCCCTCTTCACCTCCAACTTCATTGGCATCTGCTTCAGCCGCTCCCTTCACTACCAGTTCTACGTCTGGTATTTCCACACACTGCCCTACCTCCTGTGGGCCACGCCTGCACGCTGGCTCACACACCTGCTCAG GTTGCTGGTGCTGGGGCTCATTGAGCTCTCCTGGAACACATACCCATCCACGTCCTGCAGCTCTGGTGCCCTGCACATGTGCCATGCTGTCATCCTGCTGCAGCTCTGGCTGGGCCCCCAGCCTTTCCCCAAGATCATCCAGCACAGCAAGAAAGCCCACTGA
- the VWA5B2 gene encoding von Willebrand factor A domain-containing protein 5B2, translating into MPGLYCPSSWTPLPLTDSWVRACANGPCLSLRARLTYHNPQPQPVDGVFVYPLAEAEVVSGFEAEAAGRRVSFQLQSRRRSQDACCRAVGPALGASTPRRCAQGHLVLDLAQARSTLVLPTGLIAAAGTMTVTLRSSRELPSRPDGVLCVALPSVLTPLAPPGPLGPPRPPGLCDDSQPEGLGALVVTLLVFLSSPTSCFGMGSPEGEGPAWEEPAAPLDVFSGPARCPAPYTFSFEMLVTGPCLLAGLESPSHALRADAPPHASSAATICVTLAEGHHCDRALEILLHPSEPHQPHLMLEAGSLSSAEYEAQVRARRDFQRLQRRDSEGDRQVWFLQRRFHKDILLNPVLVLSFCPDLSSKPGHLGTATRELLFLLDGSSMAHKDAIVLAVKSLPPQTLINLAMFGTLVQPLFPESRPCNDEAVKLICESVEMLQAAGGPPDVRSALAWALGQPQHRAHPRQLFLLTAASPMAAATHHTLELMRWHRGAARCFSFGLGPACRQLLQGLSALSRGQAYFLRPGERLQPMLVQALRKALEPALSDISVDWFVPDAVEALLTPREIPALYPGDQLLGYCSLFRVDGFRSRPLGGQEPGWQSLGSSVFPSPEEAPSATSPGTEPTGTSEPLGTGTVSAELSSPWAAGDSDRSTDALTDPVTDPGPNPSSDTAIWRRIFQSSYIREQYVLTHCSASPEPGPGSTGSSESHVSQGPGSPEGSAPLDPPSQQGCRSLAWGESAGSHSCPLPPPPLAPVKTGALSAEVLGRRHRAALTGRSLSSPPGRVNSVPGHLRHPSLGVAPDGPGPEPGQLLGQGLDDSGNLLSPAPMDWDMLMEPPFLFTAVPLSGELAPPAIPLPPQPPRCHVVIRALCGEQPMSWEVGVGLEMLWGPRDAGSLPPSPPESGNAWDQALHRLTAASVVRDNEQLALRGRGETRADRGHARRPWLRALQTSKVSSAPSCFTCPVAVDATTREVLPSALQVHSSELAEPPGTPPASQGHLDAAPLPTAVHSKGLKGGSLAGGWEPDQIGNSSSALGDRAAPIGGPHRLPPEPPSRLSLGRQKARGPDSHRLCSPNTGQASDSNSEGSNHDYLPLVRLQEAPGSFRLDAPFCTAVRISRERLCRASPFAAHRTSLSPTSASSPWALLGHGAGQGDSATASCSPSPSSGSEGPGQVDSGRGSDTEASEGAEGPGGADLRGRTWATAVALAWLEHRCAAAFGEWELAAAKADCWLQAQHLPDGLDLANLKAAARGLFLLLRHWDQNLQLHLLCYSPANM; encoded by the exons ATGCCCGGTCTGTACTGCCCCTCCAGCTGGACGCCGCTGCCGCTCACGGACTCCTGGGTTCGGGCCTGCGCCAATGGACCCTGCCTCAGCCTGCGGGCCCGGCTCACCTACCACAACCCACAGCCGCAGCCTGTGGACG gCGTGTTTGTGTACCCGCTGGCCGAGGCCGAAGTGGTTTCGGGCTTCGAGGCGGAGGCCGCCGGACGGCGCGTCTCCTTCCAGCTGCAGAGCCGGCGCCGCTCGCAGGACGCCTGCTGCCGCGCGGTGGGCCCCGCGCTGGGGGCCTCAACACCCCGCCGCTGTGCGCAGG GTCATCTTGTCTTGGATCTGGCCCAGGCCCGGTCCACACTGGTGCTGCCCACAGGCCTCATCGCCGCAGCCGGCACCATGACAGTGACCCTGCGCAGCAGCCGGGAGCTGCCCTCCAGGCCTGACGGGGTGCTGTGCGTGGCCCTGCCCTCCGTGCTCACCCCTCTGGCCCCGCCAGGCCCGCTGGGGCCCCCCAGGCCTCCGGGGCTCTGTGACGACAG TCAGCCAGAGGGGCTAGGGGCCCTGGTAGTGACCCTCCTTGTGTTCCTTTCCAGCCCCACCAGCTGCTTCGGAATGGGCAGCCCTGAGGGGGAGGGGCCGGCCTGGGAGGAGCCAGCTGCCCCTCTGGACGTGTTCTCAGGCCCTGCCCGTTGCCCGGCCCCGTACACCTTCTCCTTCGAGATGCTGGTGACCGGGCCATGCCTGCTCGCAG GCCTGGAAAGCCCCTCTCATGCTCTGCGGGCAGATGCCCCCCCTCATGCCAGCTCTGCAGCCACCATCTGTGTCACACTGGCAGAGGGTCACCACTGCGACCGGGCCTTGGAGATCCTGCTGCACCCCAGTG AGCCCCACCAGCCACACCTGATGCTGGAGGCCGGCAGCCTGAGCTCAGCAGAATATGAGGCCCAGGTGAGGGCCCGCCGGGATTTCCAGAGGCTGCAGCGAAGGGACAGTGAGGGGGACCGGCAG GTGTGGTTCCTGCAGCGACGCTTCCACAAGGACATCCTGCTGAACCCCGTGCTGGTGCTCAGCTTCTGCCCGGACCTGAGCTCCAAGCCTGGACACCTGGGCACAGCTACTCGGGAGCTCCTCTTCCTGTTGGATGGCAGCAGCATGGCACACAAG GATGCCATCGTTTTGGCCGTGAAGTCGCTCCCGCCCCAGACACTCATCAACCTGGCCATGTTTGGCACATTGGTGCAGCCCCTCTTCCCAGAGAGCCGGCCTTGCAATGAT GAAGCTGTGAAGCTGATCTGCGAGAGCGTTGAGATGCTGCAAGCTGCGGGCGGCCCGCCGGATGTGAGGTCTGCGCTGGCCTGGGCCCTTGGGCAGCCCCAGCACAGGGCCCACCCTCGGCAGCTGTTCCTGCTCACCGCTGCCTCGCCCATGGCTGCTGCGACCCACCACACCCTGGAGCTCATGAGGTGGCACCGGGGGGCAGCCAG GTGCTTCTCCTTCGGGCTGGGGCCTGCCTGCCGCCAGCTGCTGCAGGGTCTGTCTGCCCTCAGCAGGGGCCAGGCCTACTTCCTGAGGCCTGGGGAAAGGCTGCAGCCCATG CTGGTGCAGGCCCTGCGGAAGGCACTGGAGCCTGCGTTGAGCGACATCTCTGTGGACTGGTTTGTGCCCGATGCGGTGGAGGCACTGCTGACGCCCCGGGAGATCCCAGCGCTCTATCCTGGGGACCAGCTGCTCGGTTACTGCTCACTCTTCAGGGTGGACGGCTTCCGGTCCCGCCCCCTAGGG GGCCAAGAGCCTGGCTGGCAGAGCTTGGGCAGCTCCGTGTTCCCATCCCCAGAGGAAGCACCATCTGCCACCAGCCCTGGCACCGAGCCCACTGGCACCTCAGAGCCACTGGGAACAGGCACTGTGTCAGCAGAGCTGTCCAgcccgtgggctgctggggactCAGATCGGA GTACTGATGCTCTGACAGATCCAGTCACGGACCCTGGACCTAACCCCTCTTCTGACACAGCCATATGGCGCCGCATCTTCCAGTCCTCGTACATCCGGGAGCAGTATGTGCTTACCCACTGCTCTGCCAgcccagagccaggcccaggCTCCACAGGCAGCAGCGAGTCCCACGTCTCCCAGGGCCCTGGGTCCCCCGAAGGCAGTGCTCCCCTGGATCCCCCTTCTCAGCAGGGCTGCCGCAGCCTGGCCTGGGGAGAATCTGCTGGCTCCCACTCCtgccccctgcctccacccccacTGGCTCCAGTCAAG ACTGGGGCCTTGAGTGCTGAGGTGCTGGGCCGTCGACACAGAGCAGCTCTAACTGGCCGAAGCCTCTCATCGCCCCCCGGCCGGGTGAACTCAGTCCCTGGCCATCTCCGGCACCCCTCTCTGGGTGTAGCACCAGATGGGCCAGGCCCTGAGCCAGGGCAGCTGCTGGGACAGGGCCTGGATGACTCAG GAAACctgctctccccagcccccatggACTGGGACATGTTGATGGAACCACCCTTCTTGTTCACGGCTGTTCCCCTCAGTGGGGAGTTGGCCCCTCCAGCAATACCACTGCCTCCCCAGCCTCCGCGCTGCCATGTGGTGATCCGGGCCCTGTGCGGGGAGCAGCCTATGAGCTGGGAGGTAGGCGTTGGGCTGGAGATGCTGTGGGGGCCTAGGGATGCTGGCTCACTGCCTCCGTCACCCCCTGAAAGCGGAAATGCTTGGGACCAAGCACTCCATCGACTGACAGCGGCTTCCGTGGTCCGGGACAACGAGCAGCTGGCTCTCCGAGGACGGGGCGAGACCAGGGCTGACCGGG GTCATGCCCGGAGGCCCTGGCTCCGAGCCCTTCAGACAAGCAAGGtcagctctgccccttcctgctTCACCTGCCCTGTAGCTGTGGATGCTACCACCAGAGAGGTCCTACCTTCAGCCCTGCAGGTGCACAGCTCAG AGCTAGCCGAACCCCCAGGCACCCCTCCTGCCTCTCAAGGTCATCTAGATGCAGCTCCTCTGCCCACAGCCGTCCACTCTAAAG GACTTAAGGGAGGCTCTCTGGCAGGTGGCTGGGAGCCGGACCAAATTGGCAACTCCAGTTCTGCTTTGGGGGACCGCGCAGCCCCCATCGGAGGTCCTCATCGTCTGCCCCCTGAGCCTCCCTCTCGGCTCAGCCTGGGCCGTCAGAAGGCCAGAGGCCCAGACAGCCATAGACTCTGCAGCCCCAACACGGGCCAAGCCAGTGACAGCAACAGTGAAGGCAGCAACCATGACTACCTGCCCTTG GTGCGCTTGCAGGAGGCACCTGGCTCCTTCCGCCTAGACGCGCCGTTTTGCACAGCGGTGCGCATCTCGCGGGAGCGCCTGTGCCGCGCCTCGCCCTTCGCTGCGCATCGCACCAGCCTCAGCCCCACCTCGGCCTCCTCTCCCTGGGCACTTCTAGGCCATGGTGCTGGCCAGGGTGACAGTGCCACGGCCTCTTGCAGCCCATCCCCCAGTTCAGGCTCCGAGGGTCCAGGCCAGGTGGACAGTGGCCGGGGCTCAGACACCGAGGCCTCGGAGGGGGCGGAAGGGCCTGGTGGTGCCGACCTGCGGGGCCGGACTTGGGCCACTGCTGTGGCGCTTGCGTGGTTGGAGCACCGCTGTGCCGCGGCCTTCGGCGAGTGGGAACTGGCGGCAGCTAAGGCTGACTGTTGGCTGCAGGCCCAGCACCTGCCCGACGGCCTCGACCTGGCCAACCTCAAGGCCGCAGCCCGGGGTCTCTTCCTGCTGCTGCGCCACTGGGACCAGAACCTGCAGCTGCACCTGCTGTGCTACAGCCCAGCAAACATGTGA
- the ALG3 gene encoding dol-P-Man:Man(5)GlcNAc(2)-PP-Dol alpha-1,3-mannosyltransferase isoform X3, with amino-acid sequence MAAGLRKRGRAGPAARAMGLCGQWLRRAWQERRLLLLEPRYTLKVAACLCLAEVGITFWVIHRVAYTEIDWKAYMAEVEGVINGTYDYTQLRGDTGPLVYPAGFVYIFMGLYYATGRGTDIRMAQHIFAVLYLATLLLVFLIYHQTCKVPPFVFFFMCCASYRVHSIFVLRLFNDPVAMVLLFLSINLLLAQRWSWGCCCFSLAVSVKMNVLLFAPGLLFLLLRQFGLRGALPKLGICAVLQVVLGLPFLLENPVGYVSRSFDLGRQFLFRWTVNWRFLPEALFLHRAFHLALLTAHLTLLLLFALCRWHRLLVLGLIELSWNTYPSTSCSSGALHMCHAVILLQLWLGPQPFPKIIQHSKKAH; translated from the exons atggcggcagGCTTGAGGAAACGCGGCCGGGCAGGTCCCGCAGCTCGGGCGATGGGACTGTGCGGGCAGTGGCTGCGGCGCGCCTGGCAAGAGCGGCGCCTACTGCTCCTGGAACCGCGCTACACACTGAAGGTGGCCGCCTGCCTCTGCCTGGCGGAGGTGGGCATCACCTTCTGGGTCATTCACAGGGTGGCAT ATACAGAGATTGATTGGAAAGCCTACATGGCTGAGGTGGAGGGCGTCATCAATGGCACCTATGACTATACTCAACTGCGGGGTGACACTGGACCTCTTGT gTACCCAGCCGGCTTTGTGTACATCTTTATGGGGCTATACTATGCCACTGGCCGGGGCACTGACATCCGCATGGCCCAGCACATCTTCGCTGTGCTCTACCTGGCCACTTTGCTGCTTGTCTTCTTGATTTACCACCAGACCTGCAAG GTACCTCCCTTCGTCTTTTTCTTCATGTGCTGTGCCTCTTACCGTGTCCACTCCATCTTTGTGCTGCGGCTCTTCAACGATCCAGTGGCCATGGTGCTGCTCTTCCTCAGTATCAACCTCCTGCTGGCCCAGCGCTGGAGCTGGGGCTGCTGCTGTTTCAG CCTTGCAGTCTCTGTGAAGATGAATGTGCTGCTCTTCGCCCCTGGGTTACTATTCCTTCTTCTCAGGCAATTTGGCCTCCGTGGGGCCCTCCCCAAGCTGGGCATCTGTGCTGTCCTTCAG GTGGTGCTGGGGCTACCCTTCCTGCTGGAGAACCCTGTCGGCTATGTATCCCGCTCCTTTGACCTTGGCCGCCAGTTTCTCTTCCGCTGGACAGTGAACTGGCGCTTCCTCCCCGAGGCCCTCTTCCTGCATCGTGCCTTCCACCTGGCACTTTTGACTGCCCACCTCACCCTGCTCTTGCTCTTTGCCCTCTGCAGGTGGCACAG GTTGCTGGTGCTGGGGCTCATTGAGCTCTCCTGGAACACATACCCATCCACGTCCTGCAGCTCTGGTGCCCTGCACATGTGCCATGCTGTCATCCTGCTGCAGCTCTGGCTGGGCCCCCAGCCTTTCCCCAAGATCATCCAGCACAGCAAGAAAGCCCACTGA
- the ALG3 gene encoding dol-P-Man:Man(5)GlcNAc(2)-PP-Dol alpha-1,3-mannosyltransferase isoform X2 yields the protein MAAGLRKRGRAGPAARAMGLCGQWLRRAWQERRLLLLEPRYTLKVAACLCLAEVGITFWVIHRVAYTEIDWKAYMAEVEGVINGTYDYTQLRGDTGPLVYPAGFVYIFMGLYYATGRGTDIRMAQHIFAVLYLATLLLVFLIYHQTCKVPPFVFFFMCCASYRVHSIFVLRLFNDPVAMVLLFLSINLLLAQRWSWGCCCFSLAVSVKMNVLLFAPGLLFLLLRQFGLRGALPKLGICAVLQVVLGLPFLLENPVGYVSRSFDLGRQFLFRWTVNWRFLPEALFLHRAFHLALLTAHLTLLLLFALCRWHRGKYPVTAEGSLQKEVSTPAPHTQPDCFCPLHLQLHWHLLQPLPSLPVLRLVFPHTALPPVGHACTLAHTPAQVAGAGAH from the exons atggcggcagGCTTGAGGAAACGCGGCCGGGCAGGTCCCGCAGCTCGGGCGATGGGACTGTGCGGGCAGTGGCTGCGGCGCGCCTGGCAAGAGCGGCGCCTACTGCTCCTGGAACCGCGCTACACACTGAAGGTGGCCGCCTGCCTCTGCCTGGCGGAGGTGGGCATCACCTTCTGGGTCATTCACAGGGTGGCAT ATACAGAGATTGATTGGAAAGCCTACATGGCTGAGGTGGAGGGCGTCATCAATGGCACCTATGACTATACTCAACTGCGGGGTGACACTGGACCTCTTGT gTACCCAGCCGGCTTTGTGTACATCTTTATGGGGCTATACTATGCCACTGGCCGGGGCACTGACATCCGCATGGCCCAGCACATCTTCGCTGTGCTCTACCTGGCCACTTTGCTGCTTGTCTTCTTGATTTACCACCAGACCTGCAAG GTACCTCCCTTCGTCTTTTTCTTCATGTGCTGTGCCTCTTACCGTGTCCACTCCATCTTTGTGCTGCGGCTCTTCAACGATCCAGTGGCCATGGTGCTGCTCTTCCTCAGTATCAACCTCCTGCTGGCCCAGCGCTGGAGCTGGGGCTGCTGCTGTTTCAG CCTTGCAGTCTCTGTGAAGATGAATGTGCTGCTCTTCGCCCCTGGGTTACTATTCCTTCTTCTCAGGCAATTTGGCCTCCGTGGGGCCCTCCCCAAGCTGGGCATCTGTGCTGTCCTTCAG GTGGTGCTGGGGCTACCCTTCCTGCTGGAGAACCCTGTCGGCTATGTATCCCGCTCCTTTGACCTTGGCCGCCAGTTTCTCTTCCGCTGGACAGTGAACTGGCGCTTCCTCCCCGAGGCCCTCTTCCTGCATCGTGCCTTCCACCTGGCACTTTTGACTGCCCACCTCACCCTGCTCTTGCTCTTTGCCCTCTGCAGGTGGCACAG GGGAAAGTATCCTGTCACTGCTGAAGGATCCCTCCAAAAGGAAGTTTCCACTCCAGCCCCTCACACCCAAC CAGATTGTTTCTGCCCTCTTCACCTCCAACTTCATTGGCATCTGCTTCAGCCGCTCCCTTCACTACCAGTTCTACGTCTGGTATTTCCACACACTGCCCTACCTCCTGTGGGCCACGCCTGCACGCTGGCTCACACACCTGCTCAG GTTGCTGGTGCTGGGGCTCATTGA